In the genome of Curtobacterium sp. MCLR17_036, the window AGGTTGCTCCAGAGCGCGAACTCGCCGCCGAACCAGAACCCGTTCGTCGAGAAGAGCGCTCCGGTCGTCTTCGTCGCGGCGATGACGACCCAGTACAGGGGCACCAGGAAGTACAGCGCGACGATGACGAGGATGCCCGTCACGACGATCTGCGATCCGGGGGAGCGGTCGAGCTTGCGGCGCTGGTGCGCCGAGATCGCCGTGGTGTCGACCGGCACCGCCGTCTTCGCGGTGGCCGGCGCTTCGATGGCTTCGCTGGTCATGCGTCCGCCCCCTTCGTGACGTTCGTTCCGTTGTGCGGACCGGACCCGGCCCGGAGGCCCGGTGCGGCCTGGGTGGTGACCCTGCGGTCGTCCGCAGCGCGCGTCTGGAGCGCGCGCCGGGCCTCCTGTCCGTCCCGCTTCGCACGCTTGCGGCGGTCGCGCTCGTCCTTCGGCGCGCGGTTCGTCAGCGCGAGGAACGTGAACGACAGCACGAACGCGGCAAGCGCGATGATGACCGCCTGCGCGCTCGCGACGCCGTACTCGTTGAACGCGAACGCGTTCGTGTAGGCGGCGTAGTTCGGCGTGTACTCGGTGTCGATGGCGGGTGCGACGGTCGACAGGATCTGCGGCTCCGCGAAGAGCTGCAGCGTCCCGATGATCGAGAACACCGTGGTGAGCACCAGGGCCGGCGCGATGAGCGGGATCTGGATCCGGAACGCGACCTGGAACGGGCCGGCGCCGTCCATCTTCGCGGCCTCGTAGACCTCGCCGGGGATGGACTTCAGCTGCGCCACGATGATGAGCATGTTGTAGCCGGTGTACGTCCACGTCACGATGTTCGCGATGGACCAGAGCACGCTGTCCGCGCCGAGGAAGTCCGGCTGCAGGCCCACGGACTGCAGCAGGGACACGATCGGCGACAGGCCGGGCACGTACAGGAACGACCACAGGATCGTCGCGATGACCCCGGGGACGCCGTACGGCATGAAGTAGATCGCGCGGAAGAACGCGGGCCACCGGGCGCTCGCCGACTCGAGCAGCAGCGCGAGGACCGTGCAGGCGATGATCATCACCGGGACCTGCACGATGCCGAACAGCAGCATCCGGCCGATCGAGGCGACGAACCCGCTGTCCTGCAGGGCGATCACGTAGTTGTCGAACCCGGCGAAGCGGCCGACGACGCCGTCCTCGCCGAACAGGCCCTCGCGGTCGACGGTCGTGAACGACTGGAAGACCGCGCTGATGATCGGGATGACGAACGTCAGGACGAACAGGGCGAGGAAGGGTCCGAGCAGGATCCACGGCGCGCGCTTCTGCGCGCTGG includes:
- a CDS encoding sugar ABC transporter permease, whose translation is MSATQPRNGFRTSTKATSAQKRAPWILLGPFLALFVLTFVIPIISAVFQSFTTVDREGLFGEDGVVGRFAGFDNYVIALQDSGFVASIGRMLLFGIVQVPVMIIACTVLALLLESASARWPAFFRAIYFMPYGVPGVIATILWSFLYVPGLSPIVSLLQSVGLQPDFLGADSVLWSIANIVTWTYTGYNMLIIVAQLKSIPGEVYEAAKMDGAGPFQVAFRIQIPLIAPALVLTTVFSIIGTLQLFAEPQILSTVAPAIDTEYTPNYAAYTNAFAFNEYGVASAQAVIIALAAFVLSFTFLALTNRAPKDERDRRKRAKRDGQEARRALQTRAADDRRVTTQAAPGLRAGSGPHNGTNVTKGADA